A region from the Microbacterium lacus genome encodes:
- the sdhD gene encoding succinate dehydrogenase, hydrophobic membrane anchor protein: MTTIADPRSSHTTVRRSGPNLEKWGWIYMRVSGVFLVILIFGHLFVNLMLGEGISGIDFAFVAGKLANPFWQWWDVLMLWLALIHGANGMRTITNDYVTNAKVRRVLVWAIGLAAAFLIVLGTLVVFTFDPCIGLTSDSVDFLQELCAA, encoded by the coding sequence ATGACCACGATCGCGGATCCCCGCTCGTCCCACACGACTGTCCGCCGCTCGGGACCCAACCTCGAGAAGTGGGGCTGGATCTACATGCGCGTCTCGGGCGTGTTCCTGGTGATCCTCATCTTCGGCCACCTCTTCGTGAACCTCATGCTCGGCGAGGGCATCTCCGGAATCGACTTCGCCTTCGTCGCCGGCAAGCTCGCGAATCCCTTCTGGCAGTGGTGGGACGTGCTGATGCTGTGGCTCGCCCTGATCCACGGCGCGAACGGCATGCGCACGATCACGAACGACTACGTCACGAACGCGAAGGTGCGCCGCGTGCTGGTCTGGGCGATCGGCTTGGCTGCGGCCTTCCTGATCGTGCTGGGCACGCTCGTGGTCTTCACTTTCGACCCCTGCATCGGGCTGACCTCCGACAGCGTCGATTTCCTGCAAGAACTGTGCGCGGCGTAG
- the sdhC gene encoding succinate dehydrogenase, cytochrome b556 subunit: MSTVTRSVPSVSETTSKVPRGTLYRGREGMWSWVLHRITGVAIFFFLLVHVLDTALIRVSPEAYNAVIGTYKNPLMAIGEVVLVAAIAYHAYNGLRIIAVDLWPWATRHQRQLWWGVLGIWAVTMAGFAPRHLMLAFGGE, encoded by the coding sequence GTGTCCACAGTCACACGCTCCGTACCGTCGGTATCCGAGACCACCTCGAAAGTCCCCCGCGGCACGCTGTACCGCGGCCGCGAGGGCATGTGGTCGTGGGTGCTGCACCGCATCACCGGAGTGGCGATCTTCTTCTTCCTCCTGGTGCACGTCCTGGACACCGCTCTGATCCGCGTCTCCCCCGAGGCGTACAACGCGGTGATCGGCACCTACAAGAACCCCCTGATGGCCATCGGCGAGGTCGTCCTCGTCGCGGCGATCGCGTACCACGCGTACAACGGCCTCCGCATCATCGCGGTCGACCTGTGGCCGTGGGCGACGCGGCACCAGCGTCAGCTCTGGTGGGGTGTGCTCGGCATCTGGGCCGTCACGATGGCCGGCTTCGCGCCCCGCCACCTCATGCTCGCGTTCGGAGGTGAGTGA
- a CDS encoding mannose-1-phosphate guanylyltransferase, with protein MPEPIEDFYAVIPAGGIGSRLWPLSRADAPKFLHDLTGSGSSLLRDTWNRLEPLTGGDRIAVVTGRAHRAAVEKELPDIPDHNVFLESEPRDSTAAIGLAAAILVRREPDVIIGSFAADHVIRVPHLFEWAVRQAVAVAREGYICTIGIQPAEPSIGFGYIKKASELIVDGAPEAALVERFVEKPDLETAKEYFAERSYLWNAGMFISRADVLLGEIAEQDPHLYAGLMDLAEAWDDREKRGPVVDRVWPTLTKIAIDYAVAEPAAEKGRLAVIPGHFDWDDVGDFASLAKLNSHGRKNDLAILGENARILSDASSGIVVSQTQRVISLIGVKDIVVVDTEDALLVTTSEHAQRVKGVVDALKLTGRGDVL; from the coding sequence ATGCCAGAGCCGATCGAGGACTTCTACGCCGTCATCCCCGCAGGCGGGATCGGCAGCCGCCTGTGGCCGCTGTCGCGCGCGGACGCCCCCAAGTTCCTGCACGACCTCACCGGATCGGGTTCGTCGCTGCTGCGCGACACGTGGAACCGCCTCGAGCCGCTGACCGGCGGCGACCGCATCGCGGTCGTCACGGGGCGCGCGCACCGCGCCGCCGTGGAGAAGGAACTGCCGGACATCCCCGACCACAACGTGTTCCTGGAGTCCGAGCCGCGCGATTCGACCGCGGCGATCGGTCTCGCCGCAGCGATCCTGGTGCGTCGCGAACCCGACGTCATCATCGGCTCGTTCGCGGCCGACCACGTGATCCGCGTCCCGCATCTGTTCGAGTGGGCGGTGCGCCAGGCGGTCGCCGTCGCGCGCGAGGGTTACATCTGCACGATCGGCATCCAGCCGGCCGAGCCCTCGATCGGATTCGGCTACATAAAGAAGGCATCCGAGCTCATCGTCGACGGCGCACCCGAGGCCGCACTGGTGGAGCGCTTCGTCGAGAAGCCCGATCTGGAGACGGCCAAGGAGTACTTCGCCGAGCGGTCGTACCTGTGGAACGCCGGCATGTTCATCTCGCGTGCCGACGTCCTCCTCGGGGAGATCGCCGAGCAGGATCCGCACCTCTACGCCGGTCTCATGGATCTCGCCGAGGCGTGGGACGACCGCGAGAAGCGCGGTCCGGTCGTGGACCGCGTGTGGCCGACCCTCACCAAGATCGCGATCGACTACGCCGTCGCCGAGCCCGCCGCCGAGAAAGGGCGCCTCGCGGTCATCCCGGGCCACTTCGACTGGGACGACGTGGGCGATTTCGCGAGCCTGGCCAAGCTCAACTCCCACGGACGCAAGAACGACCTGGCGATCCTGGGCGAGAACGCGCGCATCCTCTCCGATGCCTCCAGCGGCATCGTCGTCAGTCAGACGCAGCGCGTGATCAGCCTGATCGGCGTGAAGGACATCGTCGTGGTCGACACCGAGGACGCGCTCCTGGTGACCACGAGCGAGCACGCGCAGCGCGTGAAGGGCGTCGTGGACGCCCTCAAGCTCACCGGACGCGGCGACGTCCTCTGA
- a CDS encoding BMP family lipoprotein — protein sequence MTFSTTKKFVGVVAAAGLLVALAGCGSAPEPAASETAAAGGAVDGFKPCMVSDAGGFDDKSFNQLGFEGLVAASDELGVEYVTVQSDSEADFAPNITSLIDQNCTLIITVGFALASAAGEAAIANPDIEFVSIDDVVDNDFDGNTDAPNIKPIIFDTSQAAFLAGYASASYSTAKKVGTFGGMNFPTVSIFMDGFAQGVEYWNSEKGDTVEVLGWDRAAQDGVFTGGFAANQDAINAAQGLVDQGVDVLLPVGGPIYQSAASVIRDSGRDIALLGVDADVFETDPSVADLLLTSIRKAIDVGVQEAVLAAGTGDFDATPFIGTLENEGVALAPFHDFESKVSPDLQGELDTIAAGIIDGSIPVESYLAQ from the coding sequence TTGACTTTCTCTACCACCAAGAAGTTCGTCGGGGTAGTTGCCGCCGCCGGACTCCTCGTCGCCCTTGCCGGCTGCGGATCGGCACCCGAGCCGGCCGCCAGCGAAACCGCTGCCGCCGGCGGTGCCGTCGACGGCTTCAAGCCCTGCATGGTCTCGGACGCGGGCGGATTCGACGACAAGTCGTTCAACCAGCTCGGCTTCGAGGGCCTCGTTGCGGCCTCCGATGAGCTCGGCGTCGAATACGTCACGGTCCAGTCGGACTCCGAGGCGGACTTCGCCCCGAACATCACGAGCCTGATCGACCAGAACTGCACGCTCATCATCACGGTCGGCTTCGCGCTCGCGTCCGCCGCCGGTGAGGCCGCGATTGCCAACCCCGACATCGAGTTCGTCTCGATCGACGACGTGGTCGACAACGACTTCGACGGCAACACCGACGCGCCCAACATCAAGCCGATCATCTTCGACACCTCGCAGGCCGCGTTCCTCGCGGGCTACGCGTCGGCGTCGTACTCGACGGCCAAGAAGGTCGGCACGTTCGGCGGCATGAACTTCCCGACCGTCTCGATCTTCATGGACGGCTTCGCGCAGGGCGTGGAGTACTGGAACTCCGAGAAGGGTGACACGGTCGAGGTCCTCGGCTGGGATCGCGCTGCTCAGGACGGTGTCTTCACCGGTGGCTTCGCGGCCAACCAGGACGCCATCAACGCGGCCCAGGGCCTGGTCGACCAGGGTGTGGACGTGCTCCTGCCCGTCGGCGGACCGATCTACCAGAGCGCTGCTTCGGTGATCCGCGACTCCGGCCGCGACATCGCGCTGCTCGGCGTGGACGCGGACGTGTTCGAGACCGACCCGTCGGTCGCCGACCTGCTGCTGACCTCGATCCGCAAGGCGATCGACGTGGGCGTCCAGGAGGCGGTCCTGGCCGCCGGTACGGGCGACTTCGACGCGACGCCGTTCATCGGCACGCTCGAGAACGAGGGCGTGGCGCTGGCCCCGTTCCACGACTTCGAGTCCAAGGTCTCGCCTGACCTCCAGGGCGAGCTCGACACGATCGCGGCGGGCATCATCGACGGGTCGATCCCGGTCGAGTCCTACCTCGCTCAGTAA
- a CDS encoding ABC transporter ATP-binding protein: MKLELRGITKRFGTLVANDHIDLVVQPGEIHCLLGENGAGKSTLMNVLYGLYRADDGVILLDDVVQNFQGPGDAMRAGIGMVHQHFMLIPVFTVAENVMLGHEATKAGGILDLATARERVREISARFGFDVDPDALVEDLPVGVQQRVEIIKALSRDARVLVFDEPTAVLTPQETDELMGIMRQLKESGTSIVFITHKLREVREVADRITVIRLGKVVGEASPTATNAELAELMVGRAVELKVHKDEPKLGDRSLVVEGLTVIDAKDQIVVNDVSFDVRAGEIVAIAGVQGNGQTELTEALVGLEQRVKGSITLNGEELVGASVRRILDEGVGFVPEDRQEHGLVGKMTIAENLVLDRTDGPPFVRAGSLRLGYIAEFAAQKFTEFDVRGPGIDAPVGTLSGGNQQKVVLARELSRDLSLLVAAQPTRGVDVGSIEFIHKRIVQTRDAGIPVIVVSTELDEVTALADRIIVMYRGRIIGIVPGDTPRGVLGLMMAGETPAEATPPTDDRGVAA; encoded by the coding sequence ATGAAGCTCGAACTCCGCGGGATCACCAAGCGGTTCGGCACCCTCGTCGCGAACGATCACATCGACCTCGTCGTCCAGCCCGGAGAGATCCACTGTCTCCTGGGCGAGAACGGCGCCGGCAAGTCGACGCTGATGAACGTTCTCTACGGGCTGTACCGTGCCGACGACGGTGTCATCCTTCTGGACGATGTCGTCCAGAACTTCCAGGGTCCCGGCGATGCGATGCGCGCCGGCATCGGAATGGTCCATCAGCACTTCATGCTGATCCCCGTCTTCACCGTCGCCGAGAACGTCATGCTGGGCCATGAGGCGACCAAGGCCGGCGGCATCCTCGACCTCGCCACCGCGCGCGAGCGCGTCCGCGAGATCTCCGCCCGCTTCGGTTTCGACGTCGATCCCGATGCGCTGGTCGAAGACCTCCCGGTCGGCGTGCAGCAGCGCGTCGAGATCATCAAGGCGCTCTCGCGCGACGCGCGCGTCCTCGTCTTCGATGAGCCGACCGCCGTGCTCACGCCGCAGGAGACCGATGAGCTCATGGGCATCATGCGCCAGCTCAAGGAGTCGGGCACCTCGATCGTGTTCATCACCCACAAGCTGCGCGAAGTCCGCGAGGTCGCGGATCGCATCACGGTGATCCGGCTCGGCAAGGTCGTCGGCGAGGCGTCGCCGACGGCGACGAACGCCGAGCTGGCCGAACTCATGGTCGGTCGCGCCGTCGAACTGAAGGTCCACAAGGACGAGCCGAAGCTCGGCGACCGGTCCCTCGTGGTCGAAGGCCTCACGGTCATCGACGCGAAGGACCAGATCGTCGTCAACGACGTGAGCTTCGACGTGCGGGCGGGCGAGATCGTCGCGATCGCCGGTGTGCAGGGCAACGGTCAGACCGAGCTGACGGAGGCGCTGGTCGGTCTCGAGCAGCGCGTGAAGGGATCGATCACGCTCAACGGCGAGGAGCTCGTCGGCGCCAGCGTCCGCCGCATCCTCGACGAGGGAGTCGGGTTCGTCCCCGAGGACCGTCAGGAGCACGGGCTCGTCGGCAAGATGACGATCGCCGAGAACCTGGTGCTCGACCGCACCGACGGGCCGCCGTTCGTCCGCGCCGGCAGTCTCCGACTCGGCTACATCGCCGAGTTCGCCGCGCAGAAGTTCACCGAATTCGACGTCCGCGGTCCCGGGATCGACGCCCCGGTCGGCACCCTCTCCGGCGGCAACCAGCAGAAGGTCGTGCTCGCCCGCGAACTCAGCCGGGATCTGTCCCTGCTCGTGGCGGCGCAGCCGACCCGCGGCGTGGACGTCGGCTCGATCGAGTTCATCCACAAGCGCATCGTGCAGACGCGGGATGCCGGCATCCCGGTGATCGTCGTCTCGACCGAGCTCGACGAGGTCACCGCGCTCGCGGACCGCATCATCGTGATGTACCGCGGTCGCATCATCGGCATCGTCCCGGGCGACACCCCGCGCGGCGTCCTGGGTCTCATGATGGCCGGCGAGACGCCCG